From Xyrauchen texanus isolate HMW12.3.18 chromosome 36, RBS_HiC_50CHRs, whole genome shotgun sequence, one genomic window encodes:
- the bud23 gene encoding probable 18S rRNA (guanine-N(7))-methyltransferase: MSSSCRRPEHKAPPELFYNEEEAKKYSQNSRMIEIQTQMSERAVELLNLPEDQSCYLLDVGCGSGLSGDYLSEAGHYWVGVDISTAMLDVALDRDVEGDVVLGDMGQGVPFRPGVFDGCISISALQWLCNADKKTHSPPKRLYRFFSSLYSSLARGARAVFQIYPENSEQLELITSQSMKAGFTGGMVVDYPNSSKAKKFFLCLFAGVSGVLPKGLDSESADRRVSNQVQFTAQRSRFKAMKGKSVKKSKDWIVEKKERRRRQGKDVRADTKYTGRHRRPRF, from the exons ttctACAATGAGGAAGAGGCCAAAAAATACTCCCAGAA TTCTCGTATGATAGAGATTCAGACGCAGATGTCGGAGAGAGCCGTCGAGCTGTTGAATCTTCCTGAAGATCAGTCATGTTATCTGCTGGATGTGGG CTGTGGCTCTGGACTGAGTGGAGATTATTTATCTGAAGCGGGTCATTATTGGGTTGGTGTGGACATCAGTACAGCGATGCTGG ATGTTGCGTTGGACAGAGATGTGGAGGGTGATGTGGTGTTGGGTGACATGGGTCAGGGTGTCCCGTTCAGACCTGGAGTGTTTGATGGCTGTATAAG TATTTCAGCACTGCAGTGGTTGTGTAACGCAGATAAGAAAACTCACAGTCCTCCAAAGAGACTGTATAGGTTCTTCAGCTCGCTGTACTCATCACTG GCGAGAGGAGCGCGTGCTGTCTTTCAGATTTACCCAGAAAACTCTGAGCAG TTGGAGTTGATCACATCTCAGTCCATGAAAGCCGGATTCACAGGAGGAATGGTGGTGGATTATCCCAACAGCAGCAAAGCCAAAAA gttttttctgtgtttgtttgctgGCGTATCAGGCGTTTTACCAAAG GGTTTAGATTCAGAGAGTGCCGACAGACGAGTGTCAAATCAAGTTCAGTTCACAGCGCAGag GTCCCGTTTTAAAGCGATGAAGGGAAAGTCTGTGAAGAAGAGCAAAGACTGGATCGTGGAGAAGAAAGAGAGACGCCGTCGACAGGGGAA GGACGTAAGAGCCGACACCAAGTACACGGGACGTCACAGGAGACCACGCTTCTGA